The proteins below come from a single Alnus glutinosa chromosome 9, dhAlnGlut1.1, whole genome shotgun sequence genomic window:
- the LOC133877085 gene encoding F-box protein At4g18380-like: MSYSNQEDDHFDRLPDAILLLIFNKLLDAKTSIRCLSVSKRFASLLPQIDTIFLPLPRFLPDPKPRQGFPIKVLKVLVDKLITKPIQFLHHIVSSKPAAINSNSSHFLYHSPTEVLKNFKEIKTLRLELPSLDCEMGLDGCDHSFLKWKAEFGEELKSCIILGATSFQRQEREEHEEEVLHQPFLTEEELQPRIIWTISCLVSASMRHYLLKKIVGKLPMLQSVVITDASKQGKLCMVEQQLVELRNTMKFENSPERTPIPNLCMKLWYEPVMELPASGCVMKGLTLVLIKPASGVTERRISEGDSFLGDFDGEDDEKAVFAEAMREIVKRKMAFMMEMSSF, from the coding sequence ATGAGTTATTCCAACCAAGAAGATGATCACTTTGATCGTCTTCCAGATGCTATTCTCCTCTTAATCTTCAATAAACTCCTTGATGCCAAGACTTCAATCAGATGCCTTTCTGTCTCCAAGCGttttgcttctcttcttccccAGATCGACACCATTTTTCTTCCCCTCCCTCGCTTTCTACCTGATCCAAAACCCAGGCAAGGCTTCCCCATTAAAGTTCTCAAAGTTTTGGTAGATAAGTTGATCACAAAACCTATTCAGTTTCTTCATCATATCGTTTCCTCTAAACCTGCAGCCATAAACTCCAATTCTAGCCATTTCTTGTACCATTCCCCTACTGAAGTTTTGAAAAACTTCAAGGAAATTAAAACTTTGCGTTTGGAGCTCCCTTCCCTTGACTGTGAGATGGGACTGGACGGTTGTGATCATTCATTCCTCAAGTGGAAAGCTGAATTTGGTGAGGAGCTCAAGAGCTGCATAATTCTCGGCGCAACAtcttttcaaagacaagaacgCGAAGAACACGAAGAAGAAGTACTTCATCAACCATTTTTGACAGAGGAAGAGCTTCAGCCGCGAATAATATGGACGATATCTTGCTTAGTATCTGCGTCCATGAGGCATTActtgttgaaaaaaattgtgGGAAAGTTGCCTATGCTTCAAAGCGTGGTTATTACGGATGCGAGTAAGCAAGGAAAGCTTTGCATGGTGGAACAACAGCTTGTTGAGCTGAGAAATACCATGAAGTTTGAGAACTCGCCGGAGAGGACTCCGATACCTAACTTGTGCATGAAGCTATGGTACGAGCCGGTGATGGAGTTACCGGCGTCTGGGTGTGTCATGAAAGGGCTGACACTTGTGCTGATCAAGCCTGCTAGTGGGGTGACGGAAAGGAGAATAAGTGAAGGTGATTCGTTTTTAGGTGATTTTGATGGAGAGGATGACGAGAAGGCAGTTTTTGCAGAAGCTATGAGAGAGATAGTGAAGAGGAAGATGGCGTTTATGATGGAAATGAGTTCCTTTTGA
- the LOC133877084 gene encoding serine--glyoxylate aminotransferase — protein sequence MDYVYGPGRNHLFVPGPVNIPEPVIRAMNRNNEDYRSPAVPAMTRTLLEDVKKIFKTTTGTPFLIPTTGTGAWESALTNTLSPGDRIVSFLIGQFSLLWIDQQQRLKFNVDVIESDWGQGANLDILASKLAADTAHTIKAICIVHNETATGVTNNLAKVRKILDDYRHPALFLVDGVSSIAALDFRMDEWGIDVALTGSQKALSLPTGIGFVCASPKALEASKTAKSVRVFFDWNDYLKFYKLGTFWPYTPSIQLLYGLRAALDLLFEEGLDNVIARHSRLGKATRLAVEAWGLKNCTQKEEWFSDTVTAVVVPPYIDSSEIVRRGWKRYNLSLGLGLNKVAGKVFRIGHLGNLNELQLLGCLAGVEMILKDVGYPIKLGSGVAAACAYLQNNTPLIPSRI from the exons ATGGACTATGTTTATGGACCAGGAAGGAACCATCTCTTTGTCCCAGGGCCGGTCAATATCCCGGAACCTGTCATTCGGGCTATGAACAGAAACAATGAGGATTACCGCTCTCCAGCTGTCCCTGCAATGACAAGAACTCTGCTTGAGGATGTGAAGAAGATTTTCAAGACTACAACCGGAACCCCATTTCTGATCCCTACCACGG GTACTGGCGCATGGGAGAGTGCACTTACTAACACATTATCTCCTGGAGACCGGATTGTGAGTTTCCTCATTGGTCAATTTAGTCTGCTCTGGATTGATCAGCAACAGCGCCTTAAGTTCAACGTTGATGTCATAGAAAGTGATTGGGGCCAAGGTGCCAACCTTGACATTCTGGCATCCAAACTTGCAGCAGATACTGCACACACTATAAAGGCGATTTGCATAGTTCACAATGAGACAGCAACAGGTGTTACTAATAACTTGGCTAAAGTGAGAAAAATCCTTG ATGACTACAGGCATCCAGCCCTCTTTCTTGTTGATGGAGTGTCTTCCATAGCTGCTCTTGATTTCCGTATGGACGAATGGGGTATAGATGTGGCTTTAACTGGATCTCAGAAAGCTCTTTCTCTTCCTACTGGAATTGGCTTTGTGTGTGCAAGCCCTAAAGCTCTAGAGGCATCTAAAACTGCAAAATCAGTTAGAGTTTTCTTTGACTGGAATGACTACTTGAAGTTCTATAAGTTGGGAACATTTTGGCCATACACCCCTTCCATCCAACTGCTTTACGGTTTGAGAGCAGCTCTAGATCTCCTTTTTGAGGAAGGACTTGACAATGTTATTGCTAGGCATAGCCGTCTGGGCAAAGCAACAAG GCTTGCTGTGGAGGCTTGGGGCTTGAAGAACTGCACCCAAAAGGAGGAGTGGTTCAGTGACACTGTGACAGCAGTGGTAGTTCCTCCCTATATTGATAGTTCAGAAATTGTTAGAAGGGGATGGAAGAGATACAATTTAAGCTTAGGTCTAGGCCTGAACAAAGTAGCTGGGAAGGTTTTCAGAATAGGGCATCTTGGAAATTTGAATGAG ttGCAATTATTGGGTTGTCTTGCTGGTGTGGAGATGATACTCAAGGACGTGGGGTACCCGATTAAGCTGGGAAGTGGAGTCGCTGCTGCTTGTGCATACTTGCAGAACAACACCCCACTCATCCCTTCCAGGATTTGA